ATTATTTTAGGTGCCTTGGCGACCATTATCGGACCATCTGGCAGTTTGTCCAGGCCTTGTTCAACAATTCGCATCGACTGCTCAATCTCATCCATGCGCACCATATAACGAGCCATTGAATCGCCTTCACTGTAAACTGGTACATCAAAGTCAAACTCAGGATAGACCGAATAGGGCTCGTGCTTGCGCACATCAAAGTTGACACCTGAGCCCCGTAACACCGGTCCGGTTGCCCCGTAGCGGCGTGCCATATCCTGGGAGATCGGACCAATATCCTTCAGCCGTTTAATCAGGATGATGTTATTTGTCACAAGGTCATGATACATCGGCATACGTGAACGTAAGCGCTTAATAAAGGCTCGGGTGCCGGTGATGAAATCATCATCAATATCATTATATAGGCCGCCAAACCGAAAGTAACAGAAGGTCAGTCGTGCGCCGGTGACGGATTCAAGAAGATCAAGGATATGTTCACGATCGTCAAAGGCATAGAGCAGTGGGGTAAAACCGCCCAGATCCAGTACAAAGGCGCCAAACCACAGGAGATGGCTGGCAATCCTGTTAAGCTCAACGGTTATACAGCGGATATATTCGGCTCTTTCCGGCACTTCAATGCCCATGGCTCGCTCAACAGCTGCGGCGTAGCCGTGATTGTAAGACAAAGCCCCAAGGTAGTCCATCCTGGCTGTGTTGGGCATGTATTGGGCCCAGGTTCTGTTCTCAGCCATTTTTTCCTGCATACGGTGTATGTAACCAAGAACCGGCTCGGCGTGAACAATGTATTCGCCGTCCATGGTGAGTTTAACTCGCAAAACACCATGTGTTGCAGGATGTTGTGGGCCTAAATTAAGAACAAAAGTTTCAAGGGATTTGTCGACTACTTCCAGATTCATGCCTTAAAGTCCTTTAGCAGAGGGTGATAGTCAGCGTCTTCAGGCAATAAGAAAGGAGACAGGTCGGGGTGGCCAAGAAATTTAATGCCAAAGAAATCATGCGTTTCCCGTTCGTGCCAGTTAGCACCTGAGTATACTTCGGAAATCGTAGGGAGTTCAGGTGTTTCACGGTTAAGAAAGGTTCGCACCACTACTCGGCAGTTTTCGTTCCAGTGGTTGTAGTCATAAACCACTTCCATCTGGTTTTCTTTCAGCCAGTCAACACCGGTGACGGCTTCAAGAAAAAACTCCTGTTTGAGAAGCTGCTTTGCGGCACTCACTACGTCGTCAGGTGATATTGTAACGGAAAGATGAAAGCCTTTGGACGTGTACTCCGTTGTGTGCAGTGCGGGCTGTTCAACGGTTTCTGTCTCGGTAACTGTAGCGGCTTTGGCATCATCAGCTTCACCCTCTGTCGGTACAGGTGCTGGTAGCTCTCTGGTAATCTCGATTTTTTCGATTACAGCCAGATCGGCAAGTGCTTGTTTAATCTCGTCAATTAACATTAGCCACACTCAACTCGGGGCCAGCGTCGAGACCCGGTAATTTTTTCTTCGAGTTCCAGGATTCCTTCAATAAGAGCCTCTGGCCGAGGAGGGCATCCTGGGATATACACGTCGACATCGAGAAACTGGTCGGCGCCTTCAACAATGGCATATTGGCCATCATAAACAAACGGGCCTCCAGATATTGCACAGTTGCCCATGGCAATAACCCACTTCGGTTCTGGCATTTGGTCGTAAAGTGTTTTAACGGCGGGTGCCATTTTTTTGGTAATAGTTCCAGCCACAATCATAACGTCGCAGTGGCGAGGTGATGGTCTGAAGACTTCAGCGCCAAAGCGCGACAAGTCAAAACGTGAGGCACCGGTTGCCATCATTTCGATAGCGCAGCAGGCAAGTCCAAAGGTCATTGGCCATAGTGAGTTTGCACGTCCTATGGCCAGAACTTTGTCCAGCTGGGCAAATTGAACTATTGCCGGTTGTAGTTTTTCCGTTTCCACTCAAAAACTCCCTTTTTCCAGGCGTAAACCAGTGCCAGAGATAAAATGCCGACAAAGAGAAGCACTTCAACAAAATCACGAATTTCATATGTCTGATTGTAGGCCATAGCAACAGGAAATAAAAAAAGAACATCAACGTCGAAGGCGAGGAAAATTAATGCGTACAGGTAGTAGTTGGCACTATAGCGTATCCATGCATCGCCGATCGGCGGTACTCCACACTCGATGAGCTGGTTTGTTTTTTGTGATATGTTGCGGGTGCCACGCGGAGCCATAAGTGTGGCAATAATGAAAGGGCCTACGCCGAAACCGAGGCCCCCAATAAAAAAAGCTGCTACGTACAGCAGATCGAGTGTTGATCTTTCGTCCAAAATTCTGCTCCTAGTAGTGTCGCGTTTAACGGCGAAAGTTAGTCAGAATCGGCGGTGCTTATTGCACGATTTCACGATTTTTATATTAATCAACTCTTGATGTCAAGGAAAAACTTACTTATTTCAGAAAAAAACAAGTAATACTACCTAGTGGTAGTCAGTTTCGGAAAATAATGTGATTTCAAATAGTTATGTGGTGAAAGGCACGTCGCTACAGGTGGTGCCTACGGGGTGAATGGTAAAGGGTAAATGGTAAAGGGTGAAGGGTGAAGCTGGTTATAGTTCGCTGAGAAGGCGATTGTGGATATCATCAAAACCGCCATTGGACATAATGACTAAGACATCTCCGTGTTGGGCTGTCTTCTTGATGTAGTTGATGATGGAGTCTGTAGTTTCAAAACTGGCGGCTTTTTTACCTTGCCCGGCAAGGTCGTCGGCAAGTCGACTGCTTGAAAACATCTGATCTTCCGGAAGTGAGTCTAAGGGGATAGGTTTTTTAATAAGGATTTCGTCGGCCTGACTAAAAACCTGAGCGTAGGCGGTTTGAAAAATATTCTTGCGGCTTGAGTTTGTTCGTGGCTCAAAGACAGCTACCAGTCTGTTTTGGGCGTAGGCCTTTCGCAGGGCGGCAAGTGTCTCTTTAACGGCGGTGGGGTGATGAGCGAAATCATCAATTATGGTAATGCCGTTCCGAACACCACGGACCTCCTGACGTCTGCGAACCCCTGGGAATTTAGCAAGACTTTCAGTGCAATCCTGACTGGGAATGCCGATCAGGTCGAGAACGGCTGTCACAGCTAAGGCGTTCATCGCGTTATGGTGGCCCGGCATGTTCGAGGTGTATTTGGCGAAAATGGCACCGTCTTTCAGGGCGGTAAAGGTCGTTTGGGCGTTACCTATGTCAAGGTCAGTGTAGCTCCACTGAGCATGTTTTGATAGTCCATAGCCAACAACCTTGCACCCTGCTTTAGAAACAATGTCACGCACGATCTCATCGTCGATGTTGGCGACAATAGCACCCGATTTTGGCATAATTGCAACAAGTTTACTAAATGATGCTTTTACAGCTTCAAGATCACTGTAGATATCGGCATGGTCAAATTCAATGCTGGTTATAATGGCAATTTGCGGACGATAGTGCAGAAACTTCGGGCCTTTGTCGAAAAATGCGGTGTCGTATTCATCACCTTCAATAACAAAATATCGATTGGGGCTGATATTAAAAT
Above is a window of Desulfobulbaceae bacterium DNA encoding:
- a CDS encoding NADH-quinone oxidoreductase subunit D — translated: MNLEVVDKSLETFVLNLGPQHPATHGVLRVKLTMDGEYIVHAEPVLGYIHRMQEKMAENRTWAQYMPNTARMDYLGALSYNHGYAAAVERAMGIEVPERAEYIRCITVELNRIASHLLWFGAFVLDLGGFTPLLYAFDDREHILDLLESVTGARLTFCYFRFGGLYNDIDDDFITGTRAFIKRLRSRMPMYHDLVTNNIILIKRLKDIGPISQDMARRYGATGPVLRGSGVNFDVRKHEPYSVYPEFDFDVPVYSEGDSMARYMVRMDEIEQSMRIVEQGLDKLPDGPIMVAKAPKIIKPPKGDYYCAVEAARGSFGIRLISDGTNTPYRLKLRSPTFSNLSLFSEACHGMILADALAFMGTLDLVIPEIDR
- a CDS encoding NADH-quinone oxidoreductase subunit C: MLIDEIKQALADLAVIEKIEITRELPAPVPTEGEADDAKAATVTETETVEQPALHTTEYTSKGFHLSVTISPDDVVSAAKQLLKQEFFLEAVTGVDWLKENQMEVVYDYNHWNENCRVVVRTFLNRETPELPTISEVYSGANWHERETHDFFGIKFLGHPDLSPFLLPEDADYHPLLKDFKA
- the nuoB gene encoding NADH-quinone oxidoreductase subunit NuoB — encoded protein: METEKLQPAIVQFAQLDKVLAIGRANSLWPMTFGLACCAIEMMATGASRFDLSRFGAEVFRPSPRHCDVMIVAGTITKKMAPAVKTLYDQMPEPKWVIAMGNCAISGGPFVYDGQYAIVEGADQFLDVDVYIPGCPPRPEALIEGILELEEKITGSRRWPRVECG
- a CDS encoding NADH-quinone oxidoreductase subunit A: MDERSTLDLLYVAAFFIGGLGFGVGPFIIATLMAPRGTRNISQKTNQLIECGVPPIGDAWIRYSANYYLYALIFLAFDVDVLFLFPVAMAYNQTYEIRDFVEVLLFVGILSLALVYAWKKGVFEWKRKNYNRQ
- the mpl gene encoding UDP-N-acetylmuramate:L-alanyl-gamma-D-glutamyl-meso-diaminopimelate ligase — translated: MGICGTGVGALAGMLKKKGYIVTGSDQHVYPPMSDFLDSLGIGVKSSYKPENLNPKPDLVIVGNVIRRDNPEAVALENAGIHYLSMPQALSHFFLGDKTCLVVCGTHGKTTTASLLATMLHFIGNEPGFMIGGIVQAFKRNFNISPNRYFVIEGDEYDTAFFDKGPKFLHYRPQIAIITSIEFDHADIYSDLEAVKASFSKLVAIMPKSGAIVANIDDEIVRDIVSKAGCKVVGYGLSKHAQWSYTDLDIGNAQTTFTALKDGAIFAKYTSNMPGHHNAMNALAVTAVLDLIGIPSQDCTESLAKFPGVRRRQEVRGVRNGITIIDDFAHHPTAVKETLAALRKAYAQNRLVAVFEPRTNSSRKNIFQTAYAQVFSQADEILIKKPIPLDSLPEDQMFSSSRLADDLAGQGKKAASFETTDSIINYIKKTAQHGDVLVIMSNGGFDDIHNRLLSEL